In Streptomyces sp. 840.1, one DNA window encodes the following:
- a CDS encoding SAM-dependent methyltransferase: MSSDTPASTSASASTSASASTSASASTSTSGPTSPSPSPSPSPSPSPSASVSGRDAAALAGTAGLRQRIDTTKAHPARVYDVFLGGKDNYPADREAAAMALKANPRGYLTVRHNRDFMRRAVTLAAQNGARQFLDVGTGLPTQQNVHQIVQAVAPDSRVVYVDNDPVVLVHAQALLTSGPQGRTDYIEADLRDPARILEAARRTLDFDRPVTLVLAAVLHFIEDEEAYPIVRQLVDAIPSGSHLVLSNVSSDLNPEQVGQVTKAFKERGFAMVRRSHAQVERFVTDNGLELLDPGVVPVHRWRPEQVTDLPEAADPDQEFVASLDALDRTRYQDINDVTDADVSVYGVMARKP; the protein is encoded by the coding sequence ATGAGCTCCGACACCCCAGCGTCCACATCCGCGTCCGCGTCCACATCCGCGTCAGCCTCGACGTCCGCGTCGGCCTCCACGTCCACATCCGGGCCCACGTCCCCGTCCCCGTCCCCGTCCCCGTCCCCGTCCCCGTCCCCGTCCGCGTCCGTCTCCGGCCGCGACGCCGCAGCCCTGGCCGGCACCGCCGGGCTCAGGCAGCGCATCGACACGACGAAGGCGCACCCGGCCCGGGTCTACGACGTCTTCCTCGGCGGCAAGGACAACTACCCGGCCGACCGCGAGGCGGCCGCCATGGCACTGAAGGCCAACCCGCGCGGGTACCTCACCGTGCGGCACAACCGGGACTTCATGCGGCGCGCGGTGACGCTCGCGGCCCAGAACGGCGCCCGGCAGTTCCTGGACGTCGGCACGGGGCTGCCGACGCAGCAGAACGTCCACCAGATCGTGCAGGCCGTCGCACCCGACTCACGGGTCGTGTACGTGGACAACGACCCGGTCGTGCTCGTACACGCTCAGGCGCTGCTGACCAGCGGGCCGCAGGGGCGTACCGACTACATCGAGGCGGACCTGCGCGACCCCGCCAGGATCCTCGAAGCCGCTCGGCGCACGCTCGACTTCGACCGGCCGGTCACCCTGGTGCTCGCGGCCGTCCTCCACTTCATCGAGGACGAAGAGGCCTACCCCATCGTCAGGCAGCTCGTCGACGCGATCCCCTCGGGCAGCCACCTCGTGCTGAGCAACGTCAGCTCGGACCTCAACCCCGAGCAGGTCGGCCAGGTGACGAAGGCCTTCAAGGAGCGCGGCTTCGCCATGGTCCGCCGCTCGCACGCCCAGGTGGAGCGTTTCGTGACCGACAACGGTCTGGAGCTGCTCGACCCCGGCGTCGTCCCCGTCCACCGCTGGCGCCCCGAGCAGGTCACCGATCTGCCCGAGGCCGCCGACCCCGACCAGGAGTTCGTGGCGAGCCTGGACGCGCTGGACCGGACGCGCTACCAGGACATCAACGACGTCACCGACGCGGACGTCAGTGTGTACGGGGTGATGGCCCGCAAACCGTGA